The Caldicoprobacter guelmensis genome has a window encoding:
- a CDS encoding GntR family transcriptional regulator, with the protein MRQKMQEVTSNNITNNITKRGFKPLSLKEITYRVIKEKLLNLEIEPGSRIREDILAEEMSVSRTPVREAVRQLVAEGFIRDIPRKGLFFIDFTPDVISDLLDVREALEKLAVRKCIEKITRAQLKELEQLVKKFEESLNVGEYENCNILDSMFHKKIVEITGNKKLIDFVYIIEEFMQIVRKLEMYEDKIGKNINALEDHKKILEAIRNKDKEKAETAVKNNIESMKKNLGLK; encoded by the coding sequence ATGCGTCAAAAGATGCAGGAAGTAACTTCTAATAATATTACTAATAATATTACTAAAAGAGGTTTTAAGCCTTTAAGTCTTAAAGAGATTACTTACAGAGTTATAAAAGAGAAATTGCTCAATCTAGAAATAGAACCCGGAAGTCGTATTAGAGAAGATATATTGGCTGAAGAGATGTCGGTTAGTCGAACTCCAGTAAGAGAAGCTGTAAGACAGTTAGTGGCAGAAGGGTTTATAAGAGATATACCTAGAAAAGGGCTATTTTTTATCGATTTTACGCCTGATGTTATTTCAGATCTTCTTGATGTAAGAGAAGCGTTGGAAAAGTTGGCAGTGAGAAAGTGTATTGAGAAAATAACAAGAGCTCAGCTAAAGGAATTAGAACAACTTGTTAAAAAATTCGAAGAATCTCTTAATGTTGGAGAATACGAAAATTGTAACATACTTGATAGTATGTTCCATAAAAAAATTGTTGAAATTACTGGTAATAAAAAATTAATTGATTTTGTTTACATTATAGAGGAGTTTATGCAAATTGTAAGAAAATTGGAGATGTATGAAGATAAGATTGGTAAAAATATAAATGCCTTGGAAGATCATAAGAAAATTTTAGAAGCGATTCGAAATAAAGATAAAGAAAAAGCAGAAACCGCTGTTAAAAATAATATTGAGAGTATGAAGAAAAACTTAGGACTAAAATAA
- a CDS encoding sugar phosphate isomerase/epimerase family protein: protein MKESMYKYMRVGIIHFMAYPETMKGEGPIIETIKKIVLDEYFNAIEISWIKDSKVRDEVKKMLEASHMAVAYGASPRLLTTGMNINHLNEVERRRAIENLKEGIDEAYYMGAKGFAFLSGRYEEDKKEEAFAALVESTKELCAYAKSKGDLRIVLEVFDWDIDKKSLIGPVGLAKKFAEEIRKEYDNFGLMVDLSHLPLLRESAREAIVPIKEYIVHAHIGNAVVADPSFEAYGDTHPRFGFPNSENDVEEVMEYLRVLMEVGFLNPDNPPIVSFEVKPWKDEDPDIVIANAKRVLNEAWARL, encoded by the coding sequence ATGAAGGAGTCGATGTATAAATATATGCGAGTAGGGATTATACATTTTATGGCTTATCCTGAGACTATGAAGGGGGAAGGCCCTATTATAGAGACAATAAAGAAAATAGTATTGGATGAATATTTTAATGCCATTGAAATTAGCTGGATAAAAGATTCAAAGGTAAGAGATGAAGTGAAAAAAATGCTTGAAGCCTCTCATATGGCTGTAGCTTATGGGGCTTCACCTAGGTTATTAACAACAGGTATGAATATAAATCATCTCAATGAAGTAGAGAGAAGAAGAGCGATAGAGAATTTAAAAGAGGGTATTGATGAAGCATATTACATGGGTGCTAAGGGTTTTGCATTTTTGAGCGGTAGGTATGAAGAGGATAAGAAAGAGGAAGCTTTTGCAGCTTTAGTTGAATCAACAAAGGAGCTTTGTGCTTATGCCAAATCAAAAGGTGATTTGAGAATAGTACTCGAAGTATTTGATTGGGATATTGATAAAAAGAGCTTAATAGGTCCGGTAGGATTGGCAAAGAAATTTGCGGAGGAAATAAGGAAGGAATATGACAATTTTGGGCTTATGGTGGATTTAAGCCATTTACCTCTTTTAAGGGAAAGTGCAAGAGAAGCCATAGTCCCTATAAAGGAGTATATAGTACATGCTCATATAGGTAATGCGGTAGTTGCAGATCCTTCCTTTGAAGCATATGGCGATACTCATCCAAGGTTTGGTTTTCCAAACAGTGAGAATGATGTAGAAGAAGTGATGGAATATTTAAGAGTTTTAATGGAAGTTGGTTTTTTGAATCCTGATAATCCCCCTATTGTAAGTTTTGAAGTTAAGCCTTGGAAAGATGAAGACCCTGACATAGTAATAGCAAATGCGAAGAGGGTGTTAAATGAGGCATGGGCAAGGTTATAA